The window AGTAAACGTCTGTTTAGTACTTGACCTGAAAAGTTCTGAGTTTTAAACGCAGCATGATCCATACACCTGAAGAGGTTCAGAGGTGTTAAACTATTGGATTTCCATTGtgtttaaattttttttttttaggaatattTCAAATTGGGATCCAGAGATATAAGTACATTATTTGCTCACCTGTTCTCTATTAGACAGACTACTTTCTAAGTGTTTAAGAAAGAAACAATTATAAATCACAATTGTTCTAGAAAAAGCACATTTGGGGTGCTGATTAAAGACAGAATTAGgtgttgttttaaataaagtccCACATTATTTGCTCACCTGTACTCATATGTGATTGGTGTAACTGGTTTAATTTGAGGATTTTCTCAGCCTAAATAATGTCCACAATAGTTGATACTTGAAATTCTTTTCAAGATGTCCATTATAATGAGAATTTCAGTGCTACATACCATGAAACCAGTCCAATGGCTGGTTCATTGCCGCACCCAAATGTTATTAATTCAAGTTAATATGGCTATGTAATTTTCAATTGTCAAATGTTATTGGTTACTGTGTGTGGTAAAGGCTGGAATAAAGACACTTTCTACTTTCTATAACTCATAATTCTAGAAAAAGAACATTTGGGGTGCTGAATAAAGAATTTGGGTTTTTTCTCCATCATAAAAACCCAAATAATTCTGGTTTTCAATTGCTCTTGTAGTTCAAGATAGCAGCTATTTTAGCCAAGCGGAAGAACGCAACGGTTGATTTCTATGGCAACCGAGTATTGGCGACTGGCTCCGCCATGGCGATCAGAAACACTGCAGGTTCGTGTCCTCGCCCCAACACTTTTAagattatttaatttaaattttcCGGGTCATGTAGCGTATTCCAATTCTATATCAGAATAGTGTTTTGCCTTTGAAACTGTAACGTATTTGTAAAGgagtagttgtttttttttttaagctttgttctgtttttttttttttttaaatctcagacGTCCACAAGAAGATTAAGGCAGCCTTTGAAGCGTTTGATTATCAGTCCAACCACACTGTGGATGTCCGGTCTGTCAGTGTTTCATTAATCATCTTCATTGGTGAAGAAAAAGTGATATCAAAATGATAAATGATATCATTTCTGGTTTGTTTCCAGAGAGATTGGTACAGTTGTCTACTCCTTGGGCTGCTTCCCCTCCCGGCCAAATCTCCATGATTTTGTAGCTGAGGTGTGGTTTTGCTGTTATTTAAGAAAAGAGTGTTAACAAGATGTGCATTTATTCATATTCTCCTCTCACAGAACCTTTAATACAAATCGATTTGACGTTGGTCATAATTATATTCATTATCCATTTTGTGAAGTacaaattaaaatatttaattgtaAGTCAACTTCTTTGACACAATAGCCTTTGAAAAAGCGTAAAACTGTTTCGACAACCTGTCCTGTTCATTCAGGTGGGAGAAGACCACACAGGTTACATTCATTTAGACAAGTTCCTCCCTGCCATGACCAAGGTTCTTCTGGAGCACAGGTAAAACCAGTCCAGTCAGGACATAGCTTCAGACTTTgtagatttaaattaaaaattaaaaaaaaaatgcaggtgTAATAATTGTGTATGTATGATAGGTTTCCTCCCATCTCAGCGGTCATTCTGCTTCAAGCATTCAAGGTGAGATCTGCTGCTTTTAAgtcttattttccctttttgtaAGAATGTTTTTGACCATCCACCGAAACTTACATACTGTATTTGGAAAACTATTAATAAGAAACCACTGATGCTGTTTAAGGTGctggataaagaaaagaaaggatACCTGGAGTCAGAGGAGCTGACAAAGTACCTGACACAGGAAGGTGAAGCCTCTTCCAGCCTCTAAACCTTGTTCAGTTATATCTACCTGACCTTGACTTTCATCTTCTTTAACAGGTGAGCCATTCAGtcagggggagatggaggagatgttaACCGCTCTGTCTGACAATGACCACATCTATTATGCAGATTATATCAGCCAGCTGATCTTTGATCCTGACACATAGATGATGACAGTGTGCTCAGAAATCTTAGAATGGATTTGTACTTTTGATAGAATTACTAGTCAAACTGTGATAATTTTTTGTCCATTTAGAAAGGTTGAGATGAAATATTTTGTAAGTGAGCCTCTTCCATCTTCTAATTTGACCTTAGAAACTTTCAGTGGTATTAAACACAATCCTGTCCAAATCAAAACTGATTGTTCAATCATTTATGGAGCTGAAAAATTAATTTACTGTGGTCCCTGTCAGCATGACTTGGCAGTTTTTCTACAAATGTGCTCATTTGTCatttaataatatataataaaatattgCTGAATGGCTTTGGTAAAATTAGCAGAATTCCTTTCAATTAAAATGTGATGTTCTCAAGATTTAAAGTAAGCCTAAAGGGCAGATAACATGATGCACCATTGAATAACAGATCAATTTGGCAAACCTCATCATCTGTGTAAATGAACAAAACAATGCAAGGGTTAACCAGCATTTATAATTTATGCATGAAACATTGAGACGTGGGAACACAGAGGACGTCACCTAAATGCAACTTAGATCAATTCCTGTGTATGGAAAAAGCAACTTCCTCTGTGTCAATTAGAGTTAGATTTGGAGCAAATATTTCTGCTCTTAACAGCATCATTTTACAGTTAAAATCACCTGTTAGGTACTGTTGGTTTACAGTAACTATGCAAGAAACTTCAGAAAATGTAGAATAAGCTCATGGTTACAGAAACCCTAACATAGCAATTTGTCCTCACTaaacatcaaattaaaaaaca is drawn from Takifugu flavidus isolate HTHZ2018 chromosome 2, ASM371156v2, whole genome shotgun sequence and contains these coding sequences:
- the efcab2 gene encoding dynein regulatory complex protein 8; protein product: MAIRNTADVHKKIKAAFEAFDYQSNHTVDVREIGTVVYSLGCFPSRPNLHDFVAEVGEDHTGYIHLDKFLPAMTKVLLEHRFPPISAVILLQAFKVLDKEKKGYLESEELTKYLTQEGEPFSQGEMEEMLTALSDNDHIYYADYISQLIFDPDT